The candidate division WOR-3 bacterium genome includes a region encoding these proteins:
- a CDS encoding sigma-70 family RNA polymerase sigma factor, with the protein MDTDSVASGYGIRTGGTRTGSLEWSAKVLSVHEARQEAHMDDKELVDRILRGEDELIPEYVKRNRPGLFGLARKLLHDPQDAEETADDALLVGLRRLNKYDPSRGKLFSWLSGITTRLCRHVWRKRARVQRSEARERCCMCTEPLSPEERHEQEVWHEVLWRVLEGLTRYFQMLLVLHVLAGWQYAQVALSYGISEEQARVDTQRAMRAARRRARELGLDPWR; encoded by the coding sequence ATGGACACGGATTCTGTGGCCTCGGGCTACGGGATTCGGACTGGCGGGACTCGCACCGGATCGTTGGAATGGTCTGCTAAGGTCCTGTCCGTGCATGAGGCACGGCAGGAGGCGCATATGGATGATAAGGAACTCGTGGACCGCATCCTGCGCGGGGAAGATGAGTTGATCCCGGAGTACGTGAAGCGGAACCGGCCCGGGCTGTTCGGGCTGGCTCGGAAGCTGCTTCACGACCCGCAGGATGCCGAAGAGACAGCGGACGACGCCCTGCTTGTCGGGCTCCGCCGTCTGAACAAGTATGACCCGAGCCGGGGAAAGTTGTTCTCCTGGCTTTCAGGAATCACAACCAGGCTGTGCCGGCACGTGTGGCGGAAGCGGGCGCGCGTACAGCGCAGCGAGGCGCGCGAGCGCTGCTGCATGTGTACAGAGCCATTGAGCCCGGAGGAGCGACACGAGCAGGAGGTCTGGCACGAGGTCCTTTGGCGCGTGCTGGAGGGCCTGACCCGGTACTTTCAGATGCTCCTCGTGCTCCACGTGCTGGCGGGGTGGCAGTACGCGCAGGTGGCGCTTTCCTACGGCATCAGCGAGGAGCAGGCGCGGGTCGACACGCAGCGGGCGATGCGGGCGGCGAGGAGGCGGGCGCGGGAGCTCGGCCTTGACCCCTGGAGGTGA
- a CDS encoding type II toxin-antitoxin system VapC family toxin — translation MKQRPLLYIETSVFGFYFDPKPFNTLRRQAAATLFTQIEAGIFRAVTSPLTTKELSRSAEPLRSELLDLVERVEELTLDEDEVERLAGAYLADGVVPADFADDARHAAYATIAGADVLVSMNLRHLANEWAERRLNSVNLREGYVLIGVRTPEEVLRYDE, via the coding sequence GTGAAACAGCGACCGCTGCTCTACATCGAGACTTCGGTCTTCGGGTTCTACTTCGACCCGAAGCCGTTCAACACTCTGCGGAGGCAGGCGGCTGCGACGCTGTTCACGCAGATCGAAGCCGGGATCTTCAGAGCGGTGACATCGCCTCTAACCACCAAAGAACTGAGCCGGTCGGCCGAACCGCTGCGGTCGGAGCTGTTGGACCTGGTCGAACGCGTCGAAGAGCTTACGCTCGACGAAGATGAGGTAGAACGGTTGGCAGGAGCCTACCTGGCTGATGGCGTGGTGCCGGCCGACTTTGCCGACGACGCCAGGCACGCGGCCTATGCAACGATTGCCGGGGCCGATGTGCTGGTATCCATGAACCTCCGGCATCTGGCGAACGAGTGGGCCGAGCGCAGGCTGAACTCCGTGAACCTGCGCGAAGGATACGTGCTTATCGGAGTCCGAACGCCCGAAGAGGTGTTACGCTATGACGAATGA
- the gyrA gene encoding DNA gyrase subunit A, which produces MSHEDSVVPVYIEDEVRKSFLDYAMSVIVARALPDVRDGLKPVQRRILFTMNEMGLIPTRATRKSATVVGDVLGKYHPHGDSAVYDAMVRMAQDFSLRYPLVHGQGNFGSIDGDAAAAYRYTEARLSPLATELLSDLDKDTVDFQPNFDERLKEPTVLPAAFPNLLANGAAGIAVGMATNIPPHNLGELIDALVLLVDDPRIESKELMKKVRGPDFPTGATIVGVEGIRQAYETGRGSIMLRGTVTFEEVKAGKDRLIVSEIPYQVNKTTLIERIAQLVREKKVQGIADLRDESDRDGMRIVLDLKRDAVKEVVLNQLYKHTELQSSFGIILLVLVNGQPRTLGLKALLEEFLKFRFETVTRRTRFELKRAEDRAHILEGLKIALKNIDAVIELIKKSKDTDTARQGLMAKFKLSERQADAILEMRLARLTGLEREKIDAEYKDLIKEISRLKNLLDSRNAMMGEIRSELLEVKRRYADERRTKIVRGEAEEFSIEDLIKEEDMAVTVTHRGYIKRMPVSVYRRQGRGGQGRTGVSVQEEDFVEGLFIASTHDYMLFFTDKGRCYWQKVYEIPEGSHAAKGRSIANLVEMEKDEATTSYLAVRDFAARQFVFFVTRQGKIKRVTLDQFANPRRKGIIAMGIEKGDSLVATLLTSGSDDILLVTRDGQSIRFHEKDSRDMGRTAAGVRGIRLGKGDSVIGAVIVRENQSLLTVFESGFGKRTVFEEFRVQSRGGSGIIAAKPVDKSGRLAAAKSCSESSEVILTSKQGIVIRVNCSEIRKCGRSTTGVRVMAVDKGDAVVDVALIEEESQPPAEKQ; this is translated from the coding sequence GTGTCCCACGAAGATTCCGTAGTACCAGTCTACATCGAGGATGAGGTCCGGAAGTCGTTCCTCGACTACGCCATGTCGGTCATCGTGGCGCGCGCCCTGCCCGACGTCCGGGACGGCCTGAAGCCGGTCCAGCGGCGTATCCTCTTCACTATGAATGAGATGGGGTTGATCCCGACCCGGGCGACGCGCAAATCGGCCACGGTGGTTGGCGACGTGCTGGGTAAGTACCATCCCCACGGTGACAGCGCGGTTTACGACGCGATGGTGCGGATGGCGCAGGACTTCTCGCTCCGCTATCCGTTGGTCCACGGACAGGGAAACTTCGGCTCAATAGACGGTGACGCGGCTGCCGCGTACCGCTACACGGAGGCCCGGTTGTCGCCGCTTGCCACCGAGTTGCTGAGCGACCTGGACAAGGACACGGTTGATTTCCAGCCCAACTTCGACGAGCGGCTCAAGGAGCCCACCGTTCTGCCGGCGGCGTTTCCCAACCTGCTCGCCAACGGCGCGGCCGGCATCGCTGTCGGCATGGCGACGAACATCCCGCCCCACAACCTCGGCGAGCTGATTGACGCCCTGGTGCTCTTGGTCGACGACCCGAGGATCGAGAGCAAGGAACTGATGAAGAAGGTGCGCGGGCCGGATTTCCCGACCGGCGCGACCATAGTCGGAGTCGAAGGCATCAGGCAGGCGTACGAGACCGGTCGCGGCAGCATCATGCTCAGAGGCACGGTGACTTTCGAAGAGGTCAAGGCCGGCAAGGACCGGCTGATCGTCAGCGAGATTCCCTATCAGGTCAACAAGACGACCCTCATCGAGCGCATCGCCCAGTTGGTGCGAGAGAAGAAGGTTCAGGGGATTGCCGACCTCAGGGACGAATCGGACCGCGACGGCATGCGGATTGTGCTCGACCTGAAACGCGACGCGGTGAAGGAAGTCGTGCTTAACCAGCTCTACAAACACACCGAGTTGCAGTCGTCATTCGGCATCATCCTGCTGGTGCTGGTGAACGGCCAGCCCCGCACGCTGGGACTGAAGGCGCTGCTTGAGGAGTTCCTCAAGTTTCGGTTCGAAACCGTGACGCGGCGGACCCGGTTCGAACTGAAGCGGGCGGAGGACCGCGCCCACATCCTTGAGGGTCTGAAGATTGCCCTGAAGAACATCGACGCAGTCATCGAGTTGATAAAGAAGTCAAAGGACACCGATACTGCGCGCCAGGGCTTGATGGCGAAGTTCAAGCTGTCCGAACGCCAGGCCGATGCCATCCTGGAGATGCGCCTGGCCCGACTCACCGGACTGGAGCGGGAGAAGATCGACGCCGAGTACAAGGACCTCATCAAGGAGATCAGCCGGCTCAAGAACCTGCTTGATTCGCGCAACGCCATGATGGGCGAAATCCGCAGCGAGCTTCTGGAAGTGAAGCGGCGCTACGCGGACGAGCGTCGCACCAAGATCGTCCGCGGCGAGGCCGAGGAGTTCTCGATCGAGGACCTCATCAAGGAAGAGGACATGGCCGTCACGGTGACGCACCGCGGCTACATCAAGCGGATGCCGGTCTCGGTCTACCGCCGCCAGGGGAGAGGTGGTCAGGGACGGACCGGAGTTTCCGTGCAGGAAGAGGACTTTGTCGAAGGGCTGTTCATCGCCTCAACCCACGACTACATGCTGTTCTTCACCGACAAGGGGCGCTGCTATTGGCAGAAGGTCTACGAGATACCCGAGGGTTCGCATGCTGCCAAAGGGCGCTCAATCGCCAACCTGGTTGAGATGGAGAAGGATGAGGCGACAACCTCCTACCTTGCGGTGCGCGACTTCGCAGCCAGGCAGTTCGTCTTCTTCGTCACCCGGCAGGGCAAGATCAAACGGGTCACCCTCGACCAGTTCGCCAACCCGCGACGCAAGGGCATTATCGCCATGGGCATCGAGAAGGGCGACTCGCTGGTCGCAACACTGCTTACCTCGGGCTCGGACGACATCCTGCTTGTTACCCGCGACGGGCAGTCCATCCGGTTCCACGAGAAGGACTCGCGCGACATGGGCCGCACGGCGGCCGGCGTGCGCGGCATCCGACTAGGCAAGGGTGATTCGGTCATTGGTGCCGTAATCGTCCGTGAGAACCAGTCACTCCTGACCGTGTTCGAGAGCGGCTTCGGCAAGCGGACCGTCTTCGAGGAGTTCCGTGTCCAGAGCCGAGGCGGCTCCGGCATCATCGCGGCCAAACCAGTCGATAAGTCCGGCCGACTCGCCGCGGCAAAGTCCTGCAGCGAGTCGTCCGAGGTCATCCTCACCTCAAAGCAAGGCATCGTCATTCGGGTCAACTGCTCGGAGATCCGCAAATGCGGCCGCTCCACCACCGGAGTCAGAGTGATGGCAGTCGACAAGGGCGACGCGGTCGTTGACGTCGCGCTCATCGAAGAGGAATCTCAGCCCCCGGCTGAGAAGCAGTAG
- the dnaX gene encoding DNA polymerase III subunit gamma/tau, with amino-acid sequence MVAGEVLTLKYRPQRLAELLVQDHVRDTLSRAIEKNRLANAYLFCGPRGVGKTTTARILAKSLNCQKGPTVSPCGECSACVAITGGRSLDVIEIDGASNRKIDDVRELRENIKYLPTSGRYKIYIIDEVHMLTTESFNALLKTLEEPPAHAKFIFATTAAQDVPATIVSRCQRFDFRRATPSEIRNRLAWLAEREGIKASDAALMAIARRADGAIRDGEGILDQLASFQPEGIEVKDVEELLGLVPSEVFFDYADLLLAGNEPGLMGFVARLFDSGYDHLEFYSGVVQHFRDLLALEISGRECGLSLLPDEIERMLSQGRRFGCGRLLRILHAVAAYEAQAASTQFPRVLIEVMSLELASEPAGLHGQEAPRSAPPAITAATVARDQPRTLKGLWAELRLHTKAHQSMLAGFLELATPVSLSDAALTISLSAKHKVAAETLQADLRRIEAILAEVAGRPLKLVVEVSRKPSADPTRERVSRILGEVEEREQH; translated from the coding sequence ATCGTGGCAGGTGAAGTTCTCACGCTCAAGTATCGGCCGCAGCGATTGGCCGAGCTCCTGGTTCAGGACCACGTTCGCGACACACTCAGTAGGGCAATCGAGAAGAACCGGTTGGCCAATGCCTACCTGTTCTGCGGTCCGCGCGGAGTCGGCAAGACCACGACCGCCCGCATCCTCGCCAAGAGTCTCAACTGTCAGAAAGGCCCGACCGTCTCGCCCTGCGGAGAGTGCTCGGCGTGCGTAGCCATAACCGGCGGCCGCAGCCTTGACGTTATCGAGATCGACGGCGCCTCGAACCGTAAGATCGACGACGTACGGGAACTGAGAGAGAACATAAAGTACCTGCCGACTTCCGGACGCTACAAGATCTACATCATCGACGAAGTTCACATGCTCACGACCGAATCCTTCAACGCCCTGCTCAAGACCCTGGAGGAACCCCCGGCCCACGCCAAGTTCATCTTCGCCACCACCGCCGCCCAGGACGTCCCCGCGACGATTGTCTCTCGGTGCCAGCGCTTTGATTTCCGTCGCGCCACGCCGTCAGAAATCAGGAACAGGCTGGCCTGGCTTGCGGAACGAGAGGGAATCAAGGCCTCTGACGCGGCGTTGATGGCGATCGCCCGGCGTGCCGACGGCGCCATCCGGGACGGAGAGGGTATCCTTGACCAGTTGGCGTCTTTCCAGCCGGAGGGAATCGAGGTCAAGGACGTGGAGGAGTTGCTGGGCCTGGTACCCTCCGAGGTCTTTTTCGACTATGCGGATCTCCTGCTGGCCGGCAATGAACCGGGGCTGATGGGCTTTGTCGCGCGGCTCTTCGATTCCGGGTACGACCATCTCGAATTCTACTCAGGAGTGGTTCAGCACTTCCGCGACCTGCTGGCGCTGGAAATCAGCGGTCGTGAGTGCGGGCTAAGCCTGCTCCCCGATGAGATCGAGCGCATGCTCTCTCAGGGCAGGCGATTCGGCTGCGGTAGACTGCTGAGAATTCTCCACGCTGTTGCCGCCTACGAGGCCCAGGCCGCGTCCACGCAGTTTCCTCGGGTGCTGATAGAAGTCATGTCGCTGGAACTGGCGTCAGAACCGGCCGGCCTGCACGGACAGGAAGCACCCCGGAGCGCGCCCCCGGCGATCACTGCTGCCACGGTCGCCCGCGATCAACCCAGGACGCTGAAAGGCCTCTGGGCTGAGTTGCGCCTGCACACCAAGGCTCACCAGTCGATGCTGGCCGGCTTCCTGGAACTGGCCACGCCGGTCTCTCTCTCCGATGCTGCGCTAACCATCTCGCTGTCCGCGAAGCACAAGGTGGCGGCCGAGACTCTCCAGGCTGACCTGCGGCGAATCGAGGCCATCCTGGCCGAGGTCGCAGGCCGTCCGCTGAAGCTGGTCGTGGAGGTGTCGAGAAAGCCGTCAGCCGATCCGACCCGCGAGCGAGTCAGCAGGATTCTGGGCGAGGTGGAGGAAAGGGAGCAACATTGA
- the recR gene encoding recombination protein RecR, whose product MKRSLEQLVSSLVKLPGVGRKTAQRIAFYLLKQPDVAREMAGSIIEASSKLRPCPICFSLTEEQQCDVCSDPTRDHSLVCVVEEPADVLTLEQSGQHHGAYHVLGGILSPIDNVGPDDLHVGELVSRVASGVREVIIATNPTIEGEATAIYVAEHLKSTGVRVTRIARGLPVGSDLDLADTETILRALEGRREL is encoded by the coding sequence TTGAAACGTTCCCTTGAGCAACTCGTCTCTTCGCTGGTCAAGTTGCCAGGAGTCGGCAGAAAGACGGCGCAGCGCATCGCCTTCTACCTGCTGAAACAGCCCGATGTCGCCCGCGAGATGGCGGGGTCGATCATCGAGGCCAGCTCCAAGCTTCGGCCATGCCCGATCTGCTTCAGTCTCACCGAGGAGCAGCAGTGCGATGTCTGCTCGGACCCGACCCGAGACCACTCCCTGGTCTGCGTGGTTGAGGAACCGGCTGATGTCCTCACACTGGAGCAGTCGGGTCAGCACCACGGGGCCTATCACGTGCTCGGCGGCATACTTTCGCCGATCGACAATGTCGGACCGGACGACCTGCACGTGGGAGAGCTTGTCTCCCGGGTGGCTTCCGGTGTACGCGAGGTGATCATAGCCACCAACCCCACAATCGAGGGTGAGGCGACCGCGATCTATGTCGCCGAACACCTGAAATCGACCGGCGTGCGAGTCACGCGGATCGCCCGGGGCCTGCCGGTCGGATCCGACCTCGACCTTGCCGATACCGAGACCATACTGCGGGCGCTTGAGGGCCGGCGTGAGCTGTAG
- the raiA gene encoding ribosome-associated translation inhibitor RaiA, with translation MNLTLTGRHLDITPYLKAHVDEKMKKLDHFNSHIIKAEIVLTKEGAKDVAEGKVHMSHTVLAAKGQGKDMYIAVNDVIDKLVAQLLRQQGKFHDRRRSNHTPPSSDGI, from the coding sequence ATGAACCTGACACTGACCGGACGCCACCTGGATATCACTCCCTACCTGAAGGCGCATGTGGACGAAAAGATGAAGAAGCTGGACCACTTCAATAGCCACATCATCAAAGCCGAGATTGTCCTCACCAAAGAGGGCGCCAAGGACGTCGCTGAAGGCAAAGTACACATGAGCCACACCGTGCTCGCCGCCAAGGGCCAGGGCAAGGACATGTACATCGCGGTCAACGACGTCATCGACAAGCTGGTCGCCCAGTTGCTTCGGCAGCAGGGCAAGTTCCACGATCGCAGGCGCTCCAATCACACCCCGCCTTCTTCTGATGGAATCTGA
- the hprK gene encoding HPr(Ser) kinase/phosphatase — protein MESETRPMNVADLLAEKREEWSLEVASGGQGLAANAVATGDINRPGMALAGYTKVFLRERIQIVGSTELSYLATMTPELQHEAVHRLFSLRPPCVIVTKGLSLPEVWKTEADEFNVPVMTTPMDTTPFIHALSAFIDYRLAPKDFVNGELVDVFGVGLLITGDSGIGKSECALDLVDRGHRLIADDLVKVLRRGTGIVMGYSAARTSELAHHIEIRGVGIVDVYSLYGVRAIRIQKRIEVEVKLVHWKPGMDYERTGIEEKLTDILGVRIPRVTIPVIPGKNLALVLEVIAKNHILKVFGYEPAKVFDDALTSVMSKSPKIDPFIADDPE, from the coding sequence ATGGAATCTGAGACTCGGCCCATGAACGTCGCCGATCTCCTCGCTGAGAAACGGGAGGAGTGGAGTCTTGAAGTCGCTTCCGGCGGGCAGGGACTTGCCGCCAACGCCGTCGCCACCGGTGACATCAACCGACCGGGCATGGCGCTGGCCGGATACACGAAAGTCTTCCTGCGCGAACGCATCCAGATCGTCGGCAGCACCGAGTTGTCCTATCTCGCCACCATGACCCCGGAGTTGCAGCATGAGGCGGTGCATCGACTCTTCTCATTGCGCCCCCCCTGCGTCATCGTGACCAAGGGACTTAGTCTGCCGGAGGTCTGGAAGACCGAGGCGGACGAATTCAATGTACCGGTCATGACCACGCCGATGGATACGACCCCGTTTATCCACGCCCTGTCTGCCTTCATAGACTACCGGCTGGCGCCCAAGGATTTCGTCAACGGAGAACTGGTGGACGTGTTCGGCGTCGGACTTCTGATCACCGGCGACTCGGGAATCGGCAAGTCTGAATGTGCCCTCGACCTGGTCGATCGCGGACACCGACTGATTGCCGACGACCTCGTCAAAGTCCTTCGTCGCGGCACCGGCATCGTCATGGGCTATTCTGCGGCCCGAACGTCGGAACTGGCCCACCACATAGAGATCAGGGGCGTTGGCATCGTGGACGTCTACAGCCTGTACGGGGTACGTGCTATCCGGATTCAGAAACGCATCGAGGTCGAGGTGAAGCTAGTCCACTGGAAGCCCGGCATGGACTACGAGCGAACGGGCATCGAGGAGAAACTGACCGATATCCTGGGCGTCCGCATCCCGCGGGTGACCATTCCTGTCATACCGGGCAAGAACCTGGCGCTGGTTCTCGAGGTTATCGCCAAGAACCACATCCTGAAGGTCTTTGGCTACGAACCTGCCAAGGTCTTCGATGACGCGCTCACCTCAGTGATGAGCAAGTCCCCGAAGATCGACCCGTTCATCGCCGACGACCCGGAGTAA
- the purL gene encoding phosphoribosylformylglycinamidine synthase subunit PurL, protein MLWRIETTKTTTDPEAKALESDIRDIAGGESADVRITRLHYLEGDIGRAEAERIAAEVLCDPVCESFRVLPAAVGSTGTEVLYNPGVMDPSVESIARSLSDLGFEHVEIRSGRAYEFEFGGGRGRRNDDSTRRLVVKGLLVNPVIQHTAKPGEQVFVHTRPYRFRKGVVKLRGLSAPELVELSRRGLLALNRAEMRALQKYFEGLGRDPTDVELETFAQTWSEHCQHKTFKGVIDIDGRKVKNLLKSTVFRLTQELNLPWCLSVFHDNSGVIEFDERYGVSFKVETHNHPSALEPYGGAATGIGGVIRDCLGTGLGAKPILNTDVFCFAPVDTRSEDVPRGVLHPRRVMKGVVAGVRDYGNRMGIPTANGAVYFDPGFLGNPLVFCGTLGLIPKDKIEKHVRPGQQIVLLGGRTGRDGIHGVTFASLELHQKSEEISGGAVQIGNPIEEKKVTDLILAARDRGLFSTVTDCGGGGLSSAIGELASQEGCEVWLDRVPLKYAGLSPAEIWISEAQERMVVFSDPDKVKELLELAAANDVEATVIGRVTGKRRLVLKFRRHQVADVDMGFLHRGWRGTSKKAHWQRPETADPSVPIGLDLTGEILRLLQAPNIASKEWVVRQYDHEVQGTSGLKPFSGRNNNGPSDACVVMPVRGSPRGCVVACGLCPRFGLIDPYWMAASAIDEALRNCVAAGADIERIALLDNFCWGSPDRPDQLAGLVRAAEACYDIGRKYRVPFISGKDSLYNEFKSESGESLPIPPTLLISAVGVIPDASRTTTPYLKGGGSLIYILGETLEELGGSEYFRRHQGLGREVPKVDASRGRRTLVVIGSAIRQGIVTACHDLSDGGLGIALAEMCFSSAVGARIALRKVPGSQRFKRDDFLLFSESNSRFLCEVSPRERGAFEDLAAGLRVPCRALGRTQEAPELIIDGLRGDVAVRLSLSEAESVWRSALTRRL, encoded by the coding sequence GTGCTCTGGCGTATAGAGACTACCAAGACGACAACCGATCCCGAAGCCAAGGCGCTCGAGTCCGACATCCGGGACATAGCGGGCGGCGAATCCGCCGATGTCCGGATTACGCGCCTGCACTACCTTGAGGGTGATATTGGCAGGGCGGAAGCCGAACGGATTGCCGCCGAGGTGCTCTGTGACCCGGTTTGTGAAAGCTTCCGCGTCCTGCCGGCGGCTGTCGGGTCCACCGGCACAGAGGTCCTGTACAATCCGGGAGTGATGGACCCGAGCGTGGAGAGCATCGCCCGGTCGCTGTCCGACCTCGGTTTTGAGCACGTTGAGATCCGCAGCGGCCGTGCGTATGAGTTCGAATTCGGCGGCGGCCGGGGCCGACGCAATGACGACTCGACACGAAGGCTGGTAGTCAAAGGGTTGCTGGTCAACCCGGTAATCCAGCACACGGCCAAACCCGGCGAGCAGGTCTTCGTCCATACCAGGCCATACCGTTTCCGCAAGGGCGTAGTGAAGCTGCGCGGGCTCAGCGCGCCGGAGTTGGTGGAGCTTTCCAGGCGCGGGCTCCTGGCTCTGAACCGGGCCGAGATGCGGGCTCTGCAGAAGTACTTCGAGGGTCTTGGCCGCGACCCGACCGACGTCGAACTGGAGACGTTTGCCCAGACCTGGTCCGAGCACTGTCAGCACAAGACGTTCAAAGGCGTGATCGACATCGACGGCCGGAAGGTGAAGAACCTGCTCAAGTCAACGGTGTTCAGGCTGACCCAGGAGTTGAACCTGCCATGGTGTCTTTCGGTGTTCCATGACAACTCCGGCGTGATCGAGTTCGATGAACGGTACGGCGTCAGCTTCAAGGTTGAAACGCACAACCATCCGTCGGCACTTGAGCCGTACGGAGGTGCGGCGACGGGCATCGGCGGAGTCATTCGTGACTGCCTCGGCACCGGACTCGGTGCCAAGCCGATCCTGAACACCGACGTATTCTGCTTTGCGCCGGTCGACACCCGATCCGAGGATGTGCCGCGGGGCGTGCTGCATCCGCGCCGCGTGATGAAGGGTGTCGTTGCCGGCGTACGTGACTACGGCAACCGGATGGGTATTCCGACTGCCAACGGAGCCGTGTACTTCGATCCGGGCTTTCTCGGTAACCCGCTCGTATTCTGCGGGACGTTGGGCCTGATTCCGAAGGACAAGATCGAGAAGCACGTTCGACCCGGCCAGCAAATCGTCCTCCTCGGCGGCAGAACCGGGCGGGACGGAATCCACGGCGTGACATTCGCTTCACTCGAGCTGCACCAGAAGTCCGAGGAGATATCCGGCGGCGCGGTGCAGATTGGCAACCCGATTGAGGAGAAGAAGGTGACGGACCTGATTCTCGCTGCCCGGGACCGGGGGTTGTTCAGCACCGTTACTGATTGCGGGGGTGGAGGGCTTTCTTCTGCAATCGGCGAGCTCGCCAGCCAGGAGGGTTGCGAGGTGTGGCTTGATCGCGTGCCGCTGAAGTATGCCGGGTTGTCACCGGCCGAGATCTGGATTTCCGAAGCCCAGGAGCGTATGGTTGTTTTCTCCGATCCGGACAAGGTCAAGGAGTTGCTCGAACTGGCTGCCGCGAATGACGTCGAGGCCACGGTGATCGGCAGGGTGACCGGCAAGCGTCGGCTCGTGCTCAAGTTCCGGCGGCACCAAGTGGCGGATGTCGACATGGGATTCCTGCATCGAGGCTGGCGGGGCACGTCCAAGAAGGCACATTGGCAGCGCCCGGAGACCGCCGACCCTTCGGTGCCGATAGGGCTCGACCTGACCGGGGAGATACTCAGGCTGCTGCAGGCCCCGAACATCGCGAGCAAGGAGTGGGTCGTCAGGCAGTACGACCACGAGGTGCAGGGGACTTCCGGGCTCAAGCCGTTTTCCGGACGGAACAACAACGGCCCGAGCGATGCCTGCGTGGTGATGCCGGTACGAGGCTCCCCGCGCGGGTGCGTGGTGGCGTGCGGACTGTGCCCCCGGTTCGGCCTGATTGATCCGTACTGGATGGCGGCGTCGGCCATCGACGAGGCCCTGCGCAACTGCGTCGCGGCCGGAGCCGATATCGAGCGGATCGCCCTGCTCGATAACTTCTGCTGGGGCAGTCCCGATCGCCCGGACCAGCTTGCCGGTCTGGTCAGAGCGGCTGAGGCCTGTTACGACATCGGACGGAAGTACCGCGTCCCCTTCATATCCGGCAAAGACTCGCTCTACAACGAATTCAAGTCCGAGTCCGGCGAGTCGCTCCCGATTCCGCCGACGCTGCTCATCTCCGCCGTCGGCGTCATCCCGGACGCTTCGCGCACCACCACGCCTTACCTCAAGGGTGGAGGTTCACTCATCTACATCCTGGGAGAGACTCTTGAGGAACTGGGGGGCAGCGAGTACTTCCGTCGTCACCAAGGCCTGGGACGCGAGGTCCCGAAGGTCGACGCATCTCGGGGGCGCCGGACTTTGGTCGTGATTGGCAGTGCCATTCGCCAGGGCATCGTGACTGCCTGCCATGATCTCTCGGACGGTGGCCTCGGAATAGCGCTGGCTGAAATGTGCTTCTCGTCGGCAGTCGGCGCGCGGATAGCGCTGCGCAAGGTTCCCGGGAGTCAGCGTTTCAAGCGCGACGACTTCCTGCTCTTCAGCGAGTCGAACAGCCGGTTTCTGTGCGAGGTATCACCCCGTGAGCGGGGAGCTTTTGAGGACCTGGCTGCCGGTCTCAGAGTCCCTTGCCGGGCGCTGGGGCGAACTCAGGAAGCCCCGGAGCTCATCATTGATGGGTTGCGGGGAGACGTTGCCGTACGACTGAGTCTGAGCGAGGCTGAGAGTGTGTGGCGCAGTGCCCTGACCCGCCGGCTCTAG